Proteins encoded by one window of Methanocalculus alkaliphilus:
- the iorA gene encoding indolepyruvate ferredoxin oxidoreductase subunit alpha produces MEKRYLLGNVAIAHACREAGVDFISGYPGTPSSEVIDTLRTAPEPGCHLEWSVNEKVAYENALAAAWCGCRALVTMKHVGVNVAADPLMTSSYTGVTGGMVLLAADDPYAHSSQNEQDSRMYAAFAKIPCIDPASIQDAHDGIIKAFELSEEFGLPVMLRPTTRICHSKGDIELGEVTTEHRKGTFERNPKQYVVIPAHTRILHKELNQKQPGIRKRLIECGFNTAIVRGEKAVIAGGISAEYIREILPDGVSLATIGAYPIDEEWLADFVSRHREILVIEEMMPIIEGAVREVACDQVIYGKKNGYLPHEGEFSQPVIAEALAAAGFIPANPFPAVVPVGNLPVRPPILCAGCMHRSTFYSMKKVFKDGIFPSDIGCYTLGLQLGAVDTTICMGAAITVASGINRSGEERDVVCTIGDSTFLHTGINGLINAVYNGADIVVVILDNRITAMTGHQPNPNTCQTASGTESPAVSLEALCRSCGVTFVETVDPYDLSLLLDTMKRAKEEKGVRVIIARQPCVIVTRRAGWKRHKYMVEAETCTSCRLCIKYGCPAIEYHDEVAWINDLCTGCAVCADICPAGAIRREVKR; encoded by the coding sequence ATGGAAAAGAGATATCTCCTTGGAAATGTTGCAATCGCACACGCATGCAGGGAAGCGGGCGTCGATTTCATCAGCGGATATCCGGGAACGCCATCCTCTGAAGTGATCGACACACTCAGGACAGCCCCGGAGCCTGGATGCCACCTTGAATGGTCGGTCAATGAGAAGGTTGCATATGAAAACGCGCTTGCAGCCGCCTGGTGCGGATGCCGCGCTCTTGTAACGATGAAACATGTTGGCGTGAATGTTGCGGCAGATCCACTAATGACGAGCAGTTATACCGGCGTCACCGGTGGAATGGTGCTCCTTGCTGCCGACGATCCATATGCCCACAGTTCCCAGAACGAACAGGACTCGCGGATGTATGCAGCATTTGCGAAGATCCCATGCATCGATCCGGCGAGCATTCAGGATGCGCATGATGGTATCATCAAAGCTTTTGAGCTCTCCGAGGAGTTCGGGCTTCCTGTAATGCTCAGGCCGACGACCCGCATCTGCCATAGCAAAGGAGACATTGAACTTGGAGAGGTGACGACTGAACACCGGAAAGGAACCTTTGAGCGCAATCCAAAGCAGTATGTCGTCATCCCCGCCCACACCCGGATCCTTCATAAAGAGCTGAACCAGAAGCAGCCGGGTATCAGGAAGAGACTCATCGAGTGCGGCTTCAACACCGCGATCGTCAGGGGAGAAAAAGCGGTCATTGCAGGCGGGATCAGCGCAGAATATATCCGTGAGATCCTCCCGGATGGCGTCTCCCTTGCAACGATCGGGGCATACCCGATTGATGAGGAGTGGCTCGCAGATTTCGTCTCCCGGCACCGGGAGATACTGGTTATCGAAGAGATGATGCCGATAATCGAAGGCGCTGTCAGAGAGGTCGCCTGTGATCAGGTTATCTATGGGAAGAAGAACGGGTACCTCCCCCATGAGGGCGAGTTCTCACAACCCGTCATCGCTGAAGCGCTCGCTGCAGCCGGGTTCATACCGGCCAATCCGTTTCCGGCTGTCGTCCCGGTCGGGAACCTTCCGGTTCGTCCGCCCATCCTCTGCGCCGGCTGTATGCACCGATCCACCTTCTATTCAATGAAGAAGGTCTTTAAGGACGGTATCTTCCCAAGCGATATCGGGTGCTACACCCTCGGCCTCCAGCTCGGAGCGGTCGACACCACCATCTGCATGGGAGCAGCCATCACCGTTGCAAGCGGTATCAACAGAAGCGGTGAGGAGCGGGATGTCGTCTGTACAATCGGGGACTCAACCTTCCTCCACACCGGAATAAACGGCCTCATTAATGCGGTGTACAATGGGGCCGATATCGTCGTCGTCATCCTCGACAACAGGATCACAGCGATGACCGGCCACCAGCCCAACCCGAACACCTGCCAGACAGCCTCCGGAACGGAGAGCCCGGCAGTCTCCCTTGAGGCGCTCTGCCGCTCCTGTGGCGTGACGTTCGTCGAGACGGTGGACCCGTACGATCTCTCCCTCCTCCTCGACACCATGAAGAGGGCAAAAGAGGAGAAGGGCGTCCGGGTGATCATCGCCCGTCAGCCCTGTGTCATCGTCACCAGGCGTGCGGGATGGAAGCGGCACAAGTACATGGTCGAGGCAGAGACCTGCACAAGCTGCAGGCTCTGTATCAAGTACGGATGCCCGGCCATCGAGTACCATGATGAAGTGGCCTGGATTAACGATCTCTGTACAGGCTGTGCGGTCTGCGCCGATATCTGTCCTGCCGGGGCCATCAGGCGGGAGGTGAAGCGATGA
- a CDS encoding indolepyruvate oxidoreductase subunit beta has product MKKSYDIMIVGIGGQGTILASNVLGEACLIEGRSVKGAETHGMAQRGGSVESQIRIDGEFGPLIIPGTADLLIAFDLLEAVRYRHYLKEGGMMIVNNQMVLPTSAFTSGQPVPTIDDIAAMLDGHNTAIIDATGIATAAGSPLAANIALLGAASHTIPLSVDSLIEGVRRCVPQKTIPINERAFLEGREAANQ; this is encoded by the coding sequence ATGAAGAAGAGTTATGACATTATGATCGTCGGAATCGGCGGCCAGGGGACGATCCTTGCTTCAAATGTCCTTGGAGAGGCATGCCTCATCGAAGGGCGGAGTGTGAAAGGTGCCGAGACCCACGGAATGGCACAGCGGGGAGGATCCGTTGAGAGCCAGATACGCATCGACGGAGAGTTTGGCCCCCTCATCATACCGGGCACAGCAGACCTTCTCATCGCCTTTGACCTCCTCGAGGCAGTCAGGTATCGTCACTACCTGAAGGAAGGGGGAATGATGATCGTCAACAATCAGATGGTCCTCCCGACATCCGCCTTCACCTCAGGCCAGCCGGTTCCGACCATCGATGATATCGCGGCCATGCTCGATGGCCACAATACCGCCATCATTGATGCAACAGGGATCGCAACCGCCGCAGGGAGCCCCCTTGCTGCAAACATTGCACTGCTTGGTGCCGCATCCCACACCATACCCCTCAGTGTCGATTCCCTCATTGAAGGGGTACGGCGATGTGTGCCGCAGAAGACCATCCCAATCAATGAGCGTGCCTTCCTCGAGGGGAGAGAGGCCGCCAACCAGTAA
- a CDS encoding metal-dependent hydrolase, which translates to MYFFFHLLVGVATALFICECFRSKRWFFPVAFGSILPDLIDKPLGHIILAESLGYGRLIGHSLLGIWIALVVGSLIYRYWGLIAGYGIAAGMFAHQILDSMWESREVWFYPLYGPFPQGQYTNYFVTSFWRELTAPQEWLSISFLVLFTLIFYAKPLSERFGWDIHPPDLRYFFLTGAGVITLGFGIFLLLYIRDISSNILYPLVRGGDPLIGTGALIWCGLVFLYIGWKRYTP; encoded by the coding sequence ATGTACTTTTTCTTCCATCTCCTTGTGGGTGTTGCAACAGCCCTCTTCATTTGCGAGTGCTTCCGTTCAAAGCGATGGTTCTTTCCCGTTGCCTTCGGATCTATTCTCCCGGATCTCATCGACAAGCCGCTTGGGCATATCATCCTCGCAGAATCGCTCGGATATGGCAGGTTGATCGGCCATTCACTCCTGGGGATCTGGATTGCACTGGTCGTGGGCTCCCTCATCTATCGTTATTGGGGCTTGATAGCGGGGTATGGCATTGCGGCCGGAATGTTCGCTCATCAGATTCTTGACTCAATGTGGGAGAGCCGCGAGGTCTGGTTCTATCCCCTCTATGGTCCGTTTCCACAGGGGCAGTATACCAACTACTTTGTCACCTCTTTCTGGCGGGAACTGACCGCTCCCCAGGAGTGGCTCTCAATCTCTTTTCTGGTTCTCTTTACACTTATCTTCTATGCAAAGCCCCTATCTGAACGCTTCGGCTGGGATATACACCCTCCTGATCTCCGATACTTCTTCCTGACTGGTGCGGGTGTGATTACTCTTGGCTTTGGTATCTTCCTTCTCCTCTATATCAGGGATATTTCATCAAATATTCTCTACCCGCTTGTCAGGGGAGGAGATCCACTGATCGGTACCGGTGCGCTCATCTGGTGCGGCCTGGTCTTTCTGTATATCGGCTGGAAGAGATACACTCCTTAG
- a CDS encoding transcription initiation factor IIB: MQEIEKLKQLKSEREAMKLRQKAVVKEKQKQEEHIQTVCPECSSRQLIHDYERAELVCQSCGLVLDDDFIDRGPEWRAFDHDQRMKRSRVGAPMTFTIHDKGLSTMIDWRNRDSYGRAISSKNRAQLYRLRKWQRRIRVSNATERNLAFALSELDRMASALGLPRNVRETAAVVYRDAVDKNLIRGRSIEGVAAAALYAACRQCSVPRTLDEIAEVSRVSRKEIGRTYRFISRELGLKLLPTSPIDYVPRFCSGLTLKGEVQSRAVEILRQAGERELTSGRGPTGVAAAAIYISSILSGERRTQREVAEVAGVTEVTIRNRYKELAEKLDIEIIL, from the coding sequence ATGCAGGAGATAGAGAAGTTAAAACAGCTTAAATCAGAACGTGAAGCGATGAAACTCCGCCAGAAGGCGGTGGTCAAGGAGAAGCAGAAGCAGGAGGAGCATATCCAGACTGTCTGCCCGGAATGCAGCAGCAGACAGCTTATCCATGACTATGAGAGAGCCGAACTCGTCTGCCAGAGCTGTGGACTGGTGCTTGATGACGACTTCATCGACCGTGGTCCTGAATGGCGTGCATTCGACCATGATCAGAGGATGAAGCGATCGCGTGTCGGTGCACCGATGACCTTCACCATTCATGACAAAGGTCTCTCGACGATGATCGACTGGAGAAACCGTGACAGCTATGGCCGTGCCATCTCCTCGAAGAACCGTGCCCAGCTGTACCGTCTCCGGAAGTGGCAGCGGCGTATCCGTGTCTCGAATGCGACCGAGAGAAATCTTGCCTTTGCCCTCTCCGAACTTGACAGGATGGCTTCGGCACTTGGTCTTCCAAGGAACGTCCGTGAGACCGCTGCTGTCGTCTACCGTGATGCCGTTGATAAGAACCTCATTCGTGGACGATCCATCGAAGGGGTTGCCGCCGCCGCACTCTATGCGGCCTGTCGCCAGTGCAGTGTACCGCGAACCCTGGATGAGATTGCCGAGGTATCCCGTGTCTCACGCAAGGAGATCGGAAGGACCTACCGTTTCATCTCCCGGGAGCTCGGACTGAAGCTCCTTCCAACCTCACCAATCGACTATGTTCCCCGCTTCTGCTCGGGACTGACCCTGAAAGGCGAGGTGCAGAGCCGGGCGGTTGAGATCCTCCGGCAGGCTGGTGAGCGGGAGCTTACAAGCGGTCGTGGACCGACCGGTGTTGCGGCAGCCGCTATCTATATCAGCTCGATCCTCTCAGGCGAACGGAGGACCCAGCGTGAGGTTGCCGAGGTTGCCGGTGTCACCGAGGTCACCATCCGGAACAGGTATAAGGAACTGGCAGAGAAACTGGATATTGAGATCATTCTCTAA
- a CDS encoding H/ACA ribonucleoprotein complex subunit GAR1 — MKFAGRILSICGRRLAVVRCDAGQLPPLYCDLVDSRMKPVGKIVDLFGNIASPYATIVCKNDCRLQEGEKLYVREKVKTCRR, encoded by the coding sequence TTGAAGTTTGCTGGTCGAATACTTAGTATTTGCGGTCGCCGTCTGGCAGTTGTCCGCTGTGATGCAGGCCAACTGCCACCGCTCTACTGTGATCTTGTGGACAGCCGTATGAAGCCGGTCGGGAAGATTGTTGACCTATTCGGAAATATTGCCTCCCCATATGCAACAATCGTCTGCAAAAACGATTGCCGTCTTCAGGAAGGCGAGAAGCTATATGTGCGGGAGAAGGTGAAGACATGCAGGAGATAG
- a CDS encoding histidinol phosphate phosphatase domain-containing protein — MTGMYDYHCHTTLSDGSMLPIELIRRMSVLGYSSVAISDHVDATNLLEVIGAVSRLRRSAALFGVDLLCGVEITHVPPEEIHGIAREAKELGADVVLVHGETVVEPVAKGTNAAAVSSPDVDILAHPGFISDADAAVAADNGVFLEITSRNGHNRMNGHVLRMARDAGCGLVIQSDAHDPRDLLDHEAKWLVGRGAGMTDGEVEKAMGYKIESIKRF; from the coding sequence ATGACCGGCATGTACGATTATCACTGTCATACAACCCTCTCAGATGGGAGTATGCTCCCGATTGAACTGATCAGGCGGATGTCCGTTCTGGGCTATAGTTCCGTTGCCATCTCTGATCATGTCGATGCGACGAATCTTTTGGAGGTGATCGGGGCTGTCTCCCGGCTCCGGCGCTCTGCCGCTCTCTTTGGTGTCGATCTCCTCTGCGGGGTGGAGATCACCCATGTCCCTCCCGAAGAGATCCATGGTATAGCCAGAGAGGCGAAAGAACTCGGAGCAGATGTTGTTCTGGTTCATGGTGAGACGGTCGTTGAGCCGGTTGCCAAAGGAACAAATGCCGCTGCCGTCTCTTCCCCTGATGTCGACATCCTTGCCCATCCCGGTTTTATTTCAGATGCTGATGCGGCAGTTGCAGCAGATAATGGGGTATTCCTTGAGATAACCTCGAGAAATGGCCATAATCGGATGAATGGGCATGTTCTCCGGATGGCACGGGATGCAGGGTGTGGCCTTGTTATACAGTCTGATGCACATGATCCGCGTGATCTCCTGGATCATGAGGCAAAATGGCTCGTTGGCCGGGGTGCCGGGATGACTGATGGGGAGGTCGAAAAAGCGATGGGATATAAAATTGAATCTATCAAAAGGTTCTAG
- a CDS encoding signal recognition particle subunit SRP19/SEC65 family protein, whose amino-acid sequence MGTERILYPCYFNSTLTRAEGRRIPKALALKSPKIQDIERAARKIGISGAVIEPNSHPAHWLHREGRLRLSWEGSKESLIRKIAKNIPEKQ is encoded by the coding sequence ATGGGAACTGAGCGGATCCTGTACCCCTGCTACTTTAATAGTACACTTACCCGTGCCGAAGGGAGGCGTATTCCAAAGGCACTTGCCCTGAAATCTCCAAAAATCCAGGATATTGAACGGGCTGCACGCAAGATCGGGATCTCAGGTGCTGTCATTGAGCCTAACTCCCATCCTGCGCACTGGCTTCACCGTGAAGGCCGGCTTCGGCTCTCCTGGGAGGGAAGCAAGGAGTCGCTCATCAGAAAGATTGCAAAGAACATTCCCGAGAAGCAATGA
- the hypB gene encoding hydrogenase nickel incorporation protein HypB, which translates to MHQIDVHMEKDIFEGNTRLAEANARHLREHGVRAFDLLGAIGSGKTALIEKLIPILAARGIRGGAIAGDVYGDDDFQRIVRTGAPAYNANTGKECHLDAHLVEHGLHHLPLDEIDILFIENVGNMVCPTDFQLGAEKRIIVISSTEGDDVVNKHPMMFRSGDIAVINKVDLAPLIGSDLDRMEADIKRYNPKMPVFRTNLKTGEGALELLDAILA; encoded by the coding sequence ATGCATCAGATCGACGTCCATATGGAGAAGGATATCTTTGAGGGGAATACCCGTCTTGCTGAAGCAAATGCCCGCCATCTCAGGGAGCATGGCGTACGGGCGTTTGATCTGCTCGGGGCAATTGGATCAGGCAAGACCGCGCTGATCGAGAAGCTGATTCCGATCCTCGCCGCGCGTGGGATCCGGGGAGGTGCCATCGCCGGGGATGTTTATGGTGATGACGATTTCCAGCGGATCGTCAGAACAGGAGCGCCGGCCTACAATGCAAATACCGGAAAGGAATGCCACCTGGATGCCCATCTCGTTGAACATGGGCTGCATCACCTCCCACTTGATGAGATAGATATTCTCTTTATCGAAAATGTCGGCAATATGGTATGCCCAACCGATTTTCAGCTCGGTGCAGAGAAGAGAATCATTGTCATCAGCTCGACCGAAGGGGATGATGTTGTCAACAAGCACCCGATGATGTTTCGGAGTGGTGACATCGCCGTCATCAATAAAGTCGATCTCGCCCCCCTTATCGGATCCGATCTCGACAGAATGGAGGCGGATATCAAGAGATATAATCCGAAAATGCCGGTATTCCGGACGAACCTGAAGACTGGAGAGGGGGCTTTGGAGCTGCTGGATGCGATCCTTGCATGA
- a CDS encoding 30S ribosomal protein S8e: MLWQGRSIRKPSGGRYHPSCGKKRFEIGRSPAETVIGESRNRIIRTRGGNTKVRALRSEYASVSDSKTGITKKVAIQNVESNTANPNYVRRKMLTKGAIIKTEIGSARIVSRPSQDGVVNAVLIE; the protein is encoded by the coding sequence ATGCTCTGGCAAGGAAGATCCATCAGAAAGCCATCAGGCGGACGGTACCACCCCTCCTGCGGCAAAAAGCGTTTTGAGATCGGCAGGTCCCCGGCTGAGACCGTTATCGGAGAGAGCCGTAACCGTATCATCCGGACCCGCGGAGGAAACACAAAGGTTCGCGCACTCCGCAGTGAGTATGCATCAGTATCTGATTCAAAGACCGGGATCACAAAGAAGGTCGCTATCCAGAATGTCGAATCAAATACCGCAAACCCAAACTACGTCCGCCGTAAGATGCTGACAAAAGGGGCGATCATTAAGACGGAGATCGGCAGCGCCCGGATAGTTTCCCGCCCAAGCCAGGATGGCGTCGTGAACGCTGTTCTGATCGAATAA
- a CDS encoding DUF2240 family protein — translation MSLRTVVAAAFRHLRKERLQKVEFIYYIAIDRKWMNKEEATLLLERAREEGLLLFQGGVYIPAFSPGEVEIPLGFKPSTSILRKEDPIERLVSSIAARAGTDQRAMYAEMNRIIHDHFDDRLLPEAAVMILARRYQVDTEGYREELMSSLIQKSAKKTA, via the coding sequence GTGAGCCTCAGGACAGTGGTGGCAGCCGCATTCAGGCATCTCAGAAAAGAACGCCTCCAGAAGGTCGAGTTCATCTATTATATTGCTATTGACCGGAAATGGATGAATAAGGAAGAAGCAACCCTTCTCCTTGAACGGGCACGCGAGGAGGGACTTCTTCTCTTTCAGGGTGGTGTCTATATCCCTGCATTCAGTCCGGGAGAAGTAGAGATACCCTTGGGTTTCAAGCCTTCCACATCCATACTCAGGAAGGAAGATCCGATTGAGCGACTGGTCTCTTCGATCGCAGCAAGGGCAGGAACAGACCAGCGGGCGATGTATGCTGAAATGAATAGGATCATCCATGATCACTTTGATGACCGGCTCCTCCCCGAAGCGGCTGTCATGATCCTTGCACGCCGGTACCAGGTGGATACCGAGGGCTACCGGGAAGAGCTGATGAGCAGCCTCATTCAAAAGAGTGCCAAAAAAACCGCCTGA
- a CDS encoding 30S ribosomal protein S6e, with amino-acid sequence MVDFKIVISDPETGRSYNTVASGGAAGAFIGKSISHQIDAGVIGLDGYRIEITGGSDRTGIPARRGLPGSARRHLLLTGGNGFNPTKRGERRRKTVRGSEITSDFVQINVKVVETGKTPLAEIFAPKEEAKAE; translated from the coding sequence ATGGTAGACTTTAAAATTGTTATATCAGACCCAGAGACCGGCCGTTCCTACAATACGGTAGCAAGTGGCGGTGCAGCTGGTGCATTTATCGGAAAGTCAATATCACACCAGATCGATGCTGGTGTCATCGGACTTGACGGGTATCGCATCGAAATCACCGGTGGAAGCGACAGAACCGGTATCCCGGCACGGAGAGGGCTTCCAGGATCTGCACGGCGCCACCTGCTCCTGACGGGCGGAAACGGCTTCAACCCAACGAAGCGCGGGGAGCGGCGGAGGAAGACGGTTCGGGGATCTGAGATCACATCCGACTTTGTGCAGATCAATGTCAAGGTCGTTGAGACCGGCAAGACTCCTCTTGCAGAAATCTTCGCTCCAAAAGAAGAGGCAAAGGCTGAATAA
- the infB gene encoding translation initiation factor IF-2: protein MAKNNIRTPIVCVLGHVDHGKTSLLDKIRGSQVVSTEAGAITQHIGATLIPIDAIRKMSGLTGKAEIKIPGLLFIDTPGHRAFTTLRARGGALAEIAILVIDINEGFKQQTQEALQILRNCKTPFVVAATKVDRIPGWRVHPDEPFQKTYAKQNERVQGILETRIYEIVGELSDLGFNSERYDRVRDFARNIAIVPSSGITGEGIPDLLMVMIGLAERYLTESLKITADGPGQGTVLEVKEERGLGMTLDLILYDGTLSVGDEIGVAGASGCIITKVRSVLKARPMKEILIEDRFERVKSVTAAAGIKLAAPNLDEVVSGSPLRVIKGNRDEVVMEINAEMQAVNVKLSHLGISIKADTIGALEALSKELEAKEIEIMRADVGPVSRHDIIELETMREPLHKVIICFATDILPDVEEMLKHPRYADIKVFSGNIIYRVIDDYIEWRDEEIRRREAQQFEAVIMPAKIQLLPNCVFRQSDPAVVGVRVLGGLLRPKVHLMNLEGRSVGTVKMMQDKGDTVTEAKEGMEIAVSIEGPTVGRQIHVGDTLYVEIPERHVKVLEREMLSHINISSQEALSEYAMIRRRDNPFWGK from the coding sequence ATGGCTAAGAATAATATCAGGACGCCGATCGTGTGTGTCCTTGGGCATGTTGATCATGGGAAGACATCGCTCCTCGATAAGATCCGCGGCTCACAGGTCGTAAGTACCGAGGCGGGCGCCATTACCCAGCATATCGGAGCGACGCTGATACCGATTGATGCGATACGAAAGATGAGCGGGCTGACCGGGAAGGCCGAGATCAAGATCCCGGGCCTTCTCTTCATCGATACACCCGGCCACCGCGCCTTCACCACCCTCCGCGCACGTGGGGGCGCTCTTGCGGAGATAGCCATCCTGGTCATCGATATCAATGAGGGTTTTAAACAGCAGACGCAGGAGGCTCTCCAGATACTTCGGAACTGTAAGACACCATTTGTCGTTGCTGCAACCAAGGTGGATCGTATCCCCGGATGGCGTGTTCACCCGGATGAACCGTTCCAGAAGACGTATGCAAAACAGAATGAGCGTGTCCAGGGCATCCTTGAGACCCGGATCTATGAGATCGTCGGGGAGCTCTCTGATCTTGGGTTCAACTCCGAACGCTATGACCGTGTTCGTGACTTTGCACGGAACATCGCTATTGTTCCATCGTCAGGGATCACTGGTGAGGGCATCCCCGATCTCCTGATGGTGATGATCGGCCTTGCCGAGCGGTACCTGACCGAATCACTGAAGATAACCGCGGATGGCCCCGGCCAGGGGACTGTCCTTGAGGTGAAGGAGGAACGTGGCCTTGGGATGACCCTTGATCTCATCCTCTATGATGGGACCCTCTCGGTCGGGGATGAGATCGGGGTGGCTGGTGCATCGGGATGCATCATCACAAAAGTACGATCTGTCCTGAAGGCACGCCCGATGAAGGAGATACTCATTGAGGATCGCTTCGAACGGGTAAAGTCGGTAACTGCCGCCGCAGGTATCAAACTTGCAGCACCCAATCTTGATGAGGTCGTCTCCGGATCTCCGCTCCGTGTCATCAAAGGGAATCGTGATGAGGTGGTTATGGAGATTAATGCCGAGATGCAGGCGGTCAATGTCAAACTCTCGCACCTTGGTATCAGTATTAAAGCAGATACCATCGGTGCGCTTGAGGCCCTCTCAAAGGAACTTGAGGCGAAGGAGATAGAGATTATGCGTGCAGATGTCGGCCCGGTCAGCCGCCATGACATCATAGAGCTTGAGACGATGCGTGAGCCGCTTCATAAAGTCATCATCTGTTTCGCAACTGATATTCTCCCTGATGTCGAAGAGATGCTCAAACACCCGCGGTATGCTGATATCAAAGTATTCTCCGGAAATATCATCTACCGGGTGATCGACGATTACATCGAGTGGCGGGATGAGGAGATTCGGAGGCGCGAGGCGCAGCAGTTTGAAGCGGTCATCATGCCTGCCAAGATACAGCTCCTTCCCAACTGTGTCTTCCGCCAGAGTGATCCGGCAGTCGTTGGTGTCCGTGTTCTGGGCGGGCTCCTCAGACCGAAGGTGCATCTTATGAATCTTGAGGGTCGCTCGGTCGGGACGGTCAAGATGATGCAGGATAAAGGCGATACCGTCACAGAGGCAAAAGAAGGGATGGAGATCGCCGTATCGATTGAGGGTCCAACGGTTGGAAGACAGATCCATGTTGGCGATACCCTTTATGTGGAAATTCCTGAGCGGCATGTGAAGGTTCTTGAGCGGGAGATGCTCTCCCATATCAATATCAGCTCCCAGGAAGCACTCTCTGAATATGCAATGATCAGGAGGAGGGATAATCCCTTCTGGGGTAAGTAG